The following are encoded together in the Anopheles nili chromosome 3, idAnoNiliSN_F5_01, whole genome shotgun sequence genome:
- the LOC128727845 gene encoding DDB1- and CUL4-associated factor 11 — MGNTTLRSTFLRTMSELESSGDDDFSEYALLHERVLNDIQLPSDEDDTTENEFASILRHLINSGEIMVLNHENSIHHPLPVIKKKPNLDKLKKNDVYHYTKSASGLTSMDSSKKDGSFSLVRMIGDRQRGLGKRKGSFMRSDLCRINNLYRPNVCTETVDMCDTKVFCGRYTSNGDRFVTASQDTLVRVYDSSRNKYRLLRTLDTKHVSWSILDIDFSPDGNSFVYSTWADALFISSLDRDVSDPIHSLFLQPNNQKLGVFTVRYSSCGNHVLCGANDGSLYVYDLTANRRTLVAPVARVDMDVNSVGFVDETSNIFFSGSDDGMIKLWDRRCLNESNTEAVGKLIGHYDGITYIDSRNDGRYIISNSKDQSIKMWDLRKMSPSNARPEPLQHNWDYRWDDVPKRFFNATKQMIADTSIMTYRGHKVQKSLIRARFSPAETTGQRYIYTGCGTGRLIVYDVLTGAIVEAIASHYDIVRDVAWHPSRTEIVTCSWDCTVHRHLYCSPAEKQEHKEAMQGLKSRLKTRFSDDDDTDDDEGRQESRPLRRSRRLAERNNSGGAGGSSTSSASGSNSTNNSTINTRATSRASRSSRNSTRSRSLSMTMRSSTRRHS, encoded by the exons ATGGGTAACACAACCTTACGCAGTACGTTCCTGAGAACTATGAGCGAATTAGAAAGTAGTGGCGACGATGATTTCAGTGAATACGCTCTGCTGCACGAGCGGGTGCTCAACGATATACAGCTACCCTCAGATGAGGATGACACGACCGAAAATGAATTTGCCTCGATTTTACGCCATTTAATAAATAG TGGCGAAATTATGGTGCTCAACCATGAGAACTCTATACACCATCCGCTGCCGGTCATcaagaaaaagccaaacctGGACAAACTAAAG AAGAATGACGTCTACCATTACACTAAAAGTGCCTCCGGGCTAACATCGATGGATTCCTCAAAAAAGGATGGATCGTTTTCGTTGGTGCGCATGATTGGCGATCGGCAGCGTGGTTTAGGCAAGCGCAAGGGCTCCTTCATGCGGAGCGATCTCTGCCGTATCAACAATCTTTACCGGCCGAATGTTTGCACCGAAACGGTTGACATGTGCGACACGAAGGTGTTCTGCGGGCGGTACACTAGCAACGGCGATCGGTTTGTGACTGCCAGCCAGGACACGCTGGTGCGGGTGTACGATTCATCACGCAACAAGTATCGTCTCTTGCGCACGCTCGATACGAAACACGTTTCCTGGTCGATCCTGGACATCGACTTTAGCCCGGACGGGAACTCATTCGTTTACAGTACCTGGGCCGATGCAC TGTTCATCTCCAGTCTGGATCGCGACGTGTCGGATCCCATTCATAGCCTTTTCCTGCAACCGAACAACCAGAAGTTGGGCGTATTCACCGTACGGTATTCGAGCTGCGGCAATCACGTCCTGTGCGGAGCAAACGATGGCAGCTTGTACGTGTACGATCTGACGGCAAACCGTCGTACGCTGGTAGCACCAGTTGCGCGGGTCGACATGGACGTGAACTCCGTCGGCTTTGTCGACGAAACGTCGAACATATTCTTCAGTGGTAGTGACGACGGCATGATTAAG CTTTGGGATCGTCGGTGTCTGAACGAGTCGAACACAGAAGCAGTTGGCAAGCTGATCGGACATTACGACGGCATAACATACATCGATTCGCGCAATGACGGTCGGTACATCATTTCGAACTCAAAGGACCAGAGCATCAAGATGTGGGATTTGCGCAAGATGTCTCCCTCGAACGCGCGGCCTGAACCATTACAGCACAACTGGGACTACCGTTGGGACGATGTACCAAAGCGCT TCTTTAAcgcaacgaaacaaatgatCGCTGACACTAGTATCATGACGTACCGAGGCCACAAGGTGCAGAAGAGTTTGATCCGGGCGAGATTTTCGCCCGCAGAAACGACCGGCCAGCGCTACATCTACACAGGCTGTGGCACAGGACGCTTGATAG TCTACGACGTGCTGACCGGTGCAATTGTAGAAGCGATCGCCAGCCATTACGATATTGTGCGAGACGTCGCCTGGCATCCTTCTCGGACGGAAATTGTCACCTGTTCG TGGGATTGCACCGTACATCGGCATTTGTATTGTAGCCCGGCCGAGAAGCAGGAGCATAAAGAAGCGATGCAGGGCCTGAAAAGTCGATTGAAAACGAGATTCTCCGACGACGATGAtacggatgatgatgaaggcAGGCAAGAATCGCGACCGTTGCGACGTTCTAGGAGGTTGGCTGAACGAAATAAttctggtggtgccggtggcagCAGTACCAGTAGTGCCAGCGGCAGCAATAGCACGAATAACTCCACCATCAACACCCGGGCCACATCGCGGGCGAGCAGAAGCAGCCGCAATTCCACCCGGTCCCGCAGCTTGTCAATGACTATGCGTTCCTCCACGAGAAGACACTCATGA
- the LOC128723505 gene encoding F-box/LRR-repeat protein 20 isoform X2, producing the protein MHHSQLVRNRFEKSCMIPDDEISRKLPKEILLRILSYLDVTSLCRCGQVSRYWNMLALDGSNWQKIDLFDFQRDIEGPVIENISQRCGGFLKYLRLRGCQSVGNQSIRTLANYCPNIEHLDLAECKKISDIAIQQLSKNCAKLTEINLESCSQISDSSLKALSDGCPNLAEINVSWCSFITENGVEALARGCNKIKKFSSKGCKLVNDRAVIALALYCPGIEVLNLHSCDSITDAAISKIAEKCCNLKQLCVSKCTELTDQSLTALAMHNQYLNTLEVAGCAQFTDSGFIALAKNCKYLERMDLEECSLITDATLQNLALGCPSLEKLTLSHCELITDEGIRQLAGGGCAAESLSVLELDNCPLITDATLEHLITCHNLQRIELYDCQLISRNAIRRLRNHLPNIKVHAYFAPVTPPPTMNGPRPRYCRCCEIL; encoded by the exons ATGCACCACAGTCAGCTGGTCCGGAACCGTTTCGAG AAATCATGCATGATCCCGGATGATGAGATCTCACGGAAACTACCAAAGGAAATTTTACTCCGCATTTTATCATATCTAGACGTTACGTCGCTTTGCCGATGTGGACAG GTGTCCCGATATTGGAACATGCTTGCATTGGACGGATCCAACTGGCAGAAGATTGACCTATTCGATTTCCAGCGTGACATAGAG GGTCCGGTgattgaaaacatttcccaGCGGTGCGGTGGTTTCCTGAAGTATTTGCGGCTGCGTGGCTGCCAATCGGTCGGTAACCAATCGATTCGAACCCTCGCCAATTACTGCCCCAACATCGAGCACCTGGATCTGGCCGAGTGCAAGAAGATCAGTGACATTGCCATACAGCAACTGAGCAAGAACTGTGCCAAGCTGACCGAGATCAATCTAGAATCGTGCTCACAGATATCCGACAGCAGCCTTAAGGCACTCTCCGACGGGTGTCCG aACTTAGCGGAAATCAACGTGTCATGGTGCAGTTTCATCACAGAGAATGGCGTCGAGGCGCTCGCAAGGGGATGCAATAAGATTAAAAAGTTTAGCAGTAAAG GGTGCAAACTGGTGAATGATCGAGCCGTCATCGCGCTCGCTTTGTACTGTCCCGGAATAGAGGTTTTAAATCTACATAGTTGTGAT AGCATAACGGATGCAGCAATATCGAAGATCGCCGAAAAATGCTGCAATCTGAAGCAGCTGTGCGTGTCCAAGTGCACCGAGCTTACCGATCAGTCTCTCACTGCCCTTGCGATGCATAATCAGTATCTCAACACGCTCGAAGTTGCCGGCTGTGCACAATTCACCGATAGCGGTTTTATCGCTCTGGCTAAG AATTGTAAATATCTGGAGCGAATGGATCTGGAGGAGTGTAGTCTCATTACGGATGCGACACTGCAGAATCTGGCCTTAGGATGTCCTAGTCTGGAGAAATTG ACTTTATCGCATTGCGAACTGATAACGGATGAGGGTATCAGGCAGCTGGCCGGTGGTGGCTGCGCCGCCGAAAGCCTTTCCGTGCTCGAGCTGGATAATTGCCCACTGATCACAGACGCTACGCTGGAGCATCTAATAACCTGTCACAATCTGCAGCGGATAGAGCTGTACGACTGCCAACTCATCTCGCGTAACGCTATACGTCGTTTACGG AATCACCTTCCAAATATTAAGGTACACGCTTACTTCGCACCGGTTACACCGCCACCAACGATGAATGGACCGCGCCCGAGGTACTGCCGCTGTTGTGAGATTCTCTGA
- the LOC128723505 gene encoding F-box/LRR-repeat protein 20 isoform X1: protein MNRYHPSHYSHHNHHHHYHHHHHHHHHGNGGRGMQQQQQHLQYYQQQQQQQQYHQYQEQYQSQRSIEVYSRRVQHQKSCMIPDDEISRKLPKEILLRILSYLDVTSLCRCGQVSRYWNMLALDGSNWQKIDLFDFQRDIEGPVIENISQRCGGFLKYLRLRGCQSVGNQSIRTLANYCPNIEHLDLAECKKISDIAIQQLSKNCAKLTEINLESCSQISDSSLKALSDGCPNLAEINVSWCSFITENGVEALARGCNKIKKFSSKGCKLVNDRAVIALALYCPGIEVLNLHSCDSITDAAISKIAEKCCNLKQLCVSKCTELTDQSLTALAMHNQYLNTLEVAGCAQFTDSGFIALAKNCKYLERMDLEECSLITDATLQNLALGCPSLEKLTLSHCELITDEGIRQLAGGGCAAESLSVLELDNCPLITDATLEHLITCHNLQRIELYDCQLISRNAIRRLRNHLPNIKVHAYFAPVTPPPTMNGPRPRYCRCCEIL, encoded by the exons ATGAACCGTTACCATCCGAGCCATTATTCacatcataatcatcaccatcattatcaccatcatcatcaccatcatcaccatggaaACGGTGGTCGAGgaatgcagcaacagcagcaacatcttCAGTattatcagcagcagcagcagcagcaacaatacCATCAGTACCAGGAACAGTATCAAAGCCAACGAAGCATTGAAGTCTATAGCCGTCGCGTGCAGCATCAG AAATCATGCATGATCCCGGATGATGAGATCTCACGGAAACTACCAAAGGAAATTTTACTCCGCATTTTATCATATCTAGACGTTACGTCGCTTTGCCGATGTGGACAG GTGTCCCGATATTGGAACATGCTTGCATTGGACGGATCCAACTGGCAGAAGATTGACCTATTCGATTTCCAGCGTGACATAGAG GGTCCGGTgattgaaaacatttcccaGCGGTGCGGTGGTTTCCTGAAGTATTTGCGGCTGCGTGGCTGCCAATCGGTCGGTAACCAATCGATTCGAACCCTCGCCAATTACTGCCCCAACATCGAGCACCTGGATCTGGCCGAGTGCAAGAAGATCAGTGACATTGCCATACAGCAACTGAGCAAGAACTGTGCCAAGCTGACCGAGATCAATCTAGAATCGTGCTCACAGATATCCGACAGCAGCCTTAAGGCACTCTCCGACGGGTGTCCG aACTTAGCGGAAATCAACGTGTCATGGTGCAGTTTCATCACAGAGAATGGCGTCGAGGCGCTCGCAAGGGGATGCAATAAGATTAAAAAGTTTAGCAGTAAAG GGTGCAAACTGGTGAATGATCGAGCCGTCATCGCGCTCGCTTTGTACTGTCCCGGAATAGAGGTTTTAAATCTACATAGTTGTGAT AGCATAACGGATGCAGCAATATCGAAGATCGCCGAAAAATGCTGCAATCTGAAGCAGCTGTGCGTGTCCAAGTGCACCGAGCTTACCGATCAGTCTCTCACTGCCCTTGCGATGCATAATCAGTATCTCAACACGCTCGAAGTTGCCGGCTGTGCACAATTCACCGATAGCGGTTTTATCGCTCTGGCTAAG AATTGTAAATATCTGGAGCGAATGGATCTGGAGGAGTGTAGTCTCATTACGGATGCGACACTGCAGAATCTGGCCTTAGGATGTCCTAGTCTGGAGAAATTG ACTTTATCGCATTGCGAACTGATAACGGATGAGGGTATCAGGCAGCTGGCCGGTGGTGGCTGCGCCGCCGAAAGCCTTTCCGTGCTCGAGCTGGATAATTGCCCACTGATCACAGACGCTACGCTGGAGCATCTAATAACCTGTCACAATCTGCAGCGGATAGAGCTGTACGACTGCCAACTCATCTCGCGTAACGCTATACGTCGTTTACGG AATCACCTTCCAAATATTAAGGTACACGCTTACTTCGCACCGGTTACACCGCCACCAACGATGAATGGACCGCGCCCGAGGTACTGCCGCTGTTGTGAGATTCTCTGA